A window of Bacillus toyonensis BCT-7112 genomic DNA:
CTTCTCCTATAAGTTAGTAACCAATTGTTTTCATATAATCACGTAAAATATCGTTTGATTTTGCGAATCGAGATTCTTCGTCCTCTGTTAAGTTTAGTTCTACAACTTCTTTCATACCATCTCTAGTAATAATAGCTGGCACTCCTGTACAAATATCATACTCACCGTACTCTCCATCTAAAATGGCTGATACAGCAATAACACGGTGATCATCGTTAAAGATTGAGCTCGCAATATACGCTAGAGAATTTCCGATTCCGTAATAAGTAGTACCTTTTCGTTTATAAATTTCCCATCCTGCTTTTGCAGTCTTCTCAACAATTTCATCTAAATCTATTTCACCAAATCGTTCTTTTTGCTCCTCTAAAATTTGTAGAATTGGCTTTCCACCAACAGTTACGTGAGACCAAGCAACCATTTGAGAATCACCATGTTCTCCTAATGAATACCCATGAATACTACGAGGATCTACATGTAACATTTCAGATAAAATTGTTCTTAAGCGAGAAGAATCTAGTGATGTACCAGTACCGATCACACGATTTCTAGGTAATCCAGATAATTTCCACACTTCATATGTAATAATATCAACTGGGTTCGATGCAAGTAAGAAAATACCGTCAAATCCACTTTCCATTACGCCGCCAACAACACTTTCCATAATTTTCGCACTCGCTCCTAAAGTATCTAAGCGACTTTGTCCAGGTTTTGGTGCTGGTCCCGCTGTAATAATAACGATGTCCATATCTTTGCAGTCTTCATAGCTTCCTGCATATACTTTTGTTCTTGTATTTGTAAAGTTAATGCAATGTGATAAATCCATCGCTTCCCCAACTGCACGTTCATGATTTATATCAATTAATAATAGCTCTTCGCAAATGCCTTGATTTACAATGGAATATGCACAACTTGATCCAACTAATCCAGTACCGATAATTGCAATTTTTCTTGTATTTCTTTTCATAGCAATCTCTCCTAATTGATCATATAATCTATTTCTTTTGTTCTTTACACTCTTAATTATAGAGATTCCCACGATAGAAACCATGGATACTTTGTGAAATATTGAGCAAAGTTTTTGTCCTTTTTGTGAATTGTTATATTTAATTTTCGTCATATTTGTTACAACTGAAAAAATATTTATTATGTATTTATTGACATATATAAATTGAAACTTCAATCAACCTTTATCCATTGGGCTTTTACGGGACAAAACAAAAAAACGAGCGACTTCATTCGCTCGTTTTTTTCATCCCATTATTCCGCACTTAATTGGCCTTTTAATTGCTGCACAATCATTGGATTCGCAGGTGCTGCCGGTTTGTAATAACTCTTTTGCTTTGCGTACTCATACATATTACGTTGGCGCATTTCATCTTGATTACGAATTTGAATTAATGTTTGGTGTAACTGTTCATTATCAGACTGAGCAATATAATTTGCATAACTTGTTAAACTTGCATTTAATCCTGCTAAATAATCATTTACCATATCTTTTTCATTCATTTCTCTCTTCCTCCTATCCTAAAAAAGTCATTAATTGTTGCTTCGTATTTCGTGCATCTTGCGCATCCTTTTGTAGCATTTGTTTCAACTCTGGATCTGTACACGTCTGTGCATACTGCTCCAACTTGTTAATAATTGTTGCGTGTCCACCGATTAAATGACGTAAGTTTTCTACTTCAA
This region includes:
- a CDS encoding L-lactate dehydrogenase, producing the protein MKRNTRKIAIIGTGLVGSSCAYSIVNQGICEELLLIDINHERAVGEAMDLSHCINFTNTRTKVYAGSYEDCKDMDIVIITAGPAPKPGQSRLDTLGASAKIMESVVGGVMESGFDGIFLLASNPVDIITYEVWKLSGLPRNRVIGTGTSLDSSRLRTILSEMLHVDPRSIHGYSLGEHGDSQMVAWSHVTVGGKPILQILEEQKERFGEIDLDEIVEKTAKAGWEIYKRKGTTYYGIGNSLAYIASSIFNDDHRVIAVSAILDGEYGEYDICTGVPAIITRDGMKEVVELNLTEDEESRFAKSNDILRDYMKTIGY
- a CDS encoding spore coat protein; the protein is MNEKDMVNDYLAGLNASLTSYANYIAQSDNEQLHQTLIQIRNQDEMRQRNMYEYAKQKSYYKPAAPANPMIVQQLKGQLSAE